One genomic region from Gossypium hirsutum isolate 1008001.06 chromosome D13, Gossypium_hirsutum_v2.1, whole genome shotgun sequence encodes:
- the LOC107920212 gene encoding damage-control phosphatase At2g17340 isoform X2, which yields MESDSAMVAFPLLTTPIESNYRACTIPYRFPSDNPRKATPTEIAWIDLFRNSIPSFKKRAESDTTVVDAPTKAEKFAQRYADILDDIKKDPESHGGPPDCTLLCRLREQVLRELGFRDIFKKVKDEENTKAISLFPEVVRLNDDIEDGGKRLENLVRGIFAGNIFDLGSAQLILQWQAVIFVDNSGADVILGILPFARELLKRGTQVVLAANDLPSINDVTYPELIEIISKLKDESGKLIGVDTSNLLIANSGNDLPVIDLTRVSQELAYLASDADLVILEGMGRGIETNLYAQFKCDSLKIGMVKHPEVAQFLGGRLYDCVFKYNEVLG from the exons ATGGAGAGCGATTCAGCGATGGTGGCATTTCCATTGCTGACTACGCCCATCGAATCCAACTACAGGGCATGCACCATTCCTTACAGATTCCCTTCCGATAATCCTCGAAAGGCTACCCCTACTGAAATTGCCTGGATCGACCTTTTCCGCAATTCCATTCCCTCCTTCAA GAAGAGAGCTGAGAGCGATACTACCGTGGTTGATGCTCCAACTAAAGCTGAGAAATTTGCTCAAAG GTATGCTGATATACTTGATGACATAAAGAAAGATCCAGAAAGCCATGGCGGGCCACCTGATTGTACT CTTCTCTGCCGACTTCGTGAACAGGTTCTTAGAGAACTGGGGTTTAGAGATATATTCAAGAAAGTCAAA GATGAAGAGAATACCAAGGCTATCTCCCTATTTCCGGAAGTAGTTCGTCTTAATGATGATATTGAAGATGGTGGGAAGCGCCTTGAGAATCTAGTTAGAGGAATATTTGCTGGAAACATATTCGATCTTGGTTCTGCACAG TTGATATTGCAATGGCAGGCAGTCATTTTTGTAGATAACTCTGGTGCAGATGTGATCTTGGGGATTTTGCCATTTGCAAGAGAGTTGCTAAAGCGTGGAACCCAG GTTGTGTTGGCAGCTAATGACTTGCCTTCCATCAATGATGTAACTTATCCCgaattgattgaaattatatcGAAG CTGAAGGATGAAAGTGGTAAGCTTATTGGTGTTGATACTTCAAATCTTTTGATTGCCAATTCTGGTAACGATTTGCCG GTTATTGATCTTACGAGAGTATCACAAGAGCTCGCCTACCTGGCAAGTGATGCAGACCTAGTTATTTTGGAAGGCATG GGTCGCGGAATAGAGACTAATCTTTATGCTCAGTTCAAGTGTGATTCACTCAAGATCGGAATG GTAAAACATCCCGAGGTAGCCCAGTTTCTCGGAGGACGGCTATACGATTGCGTTTTTAAATACAATGAAGTTTTGGGTTGA
- the LOC107919411 gene encoding homeobox-leucine zipper protein ATHB-6, translating to MKRLSPSPSLDAFMSISQPKVDYAEEKSSKKHQIYTKEFQAMLDGLDEEDSLEEGGQATEKKRCLSMHQVKALEKNFDVGNKLEPKRKVKLAEELGLQPRQVAIWFQNRRARWKTKVLEKDYAMLKANYDALKLDHDNLEKEKLGLITMVSVYISNPIF from the exons ATGAAGAGGCTCAGTCCTTCACCTTCCTTGGATGCTTTCATGTCCATCTCTCAGCCTAAAG TTGATTATGCAGAGGAGAAGAGTTCAAAGAAGCACCAAATTTACACCAAGGAATTCCAGGCTATGTTAGATGGTTTAGATGAAGAAGACAGCTTAGAAGAAGGTGGTCAAGCAACAGAGAAGAAAAGGTGTTTATCTATGCATCAAGTTAAGGCTTTAGAGAAGAATTTCGATGTGGGAAACAAGTTAGAACCAAAGAGAAAAGTGAAGTTAGCTGAAGAATTGGGGTTACAGCCAAGGCAAGTGGCTATTTGGTTCCAAAACCGACGTGCTCGTTGGAAGACCAAGGTGTTGGAGAAAGATTATGCAATGCTTAAAGCTAATTATGATGCTCTTAAGCTTGACCATGACaatcttgaaaaagaaaaattgggTCTAATTACAATGGTTAGTGTTTATATTTCAAACcccattttttag
- the LOC107920212 gene encoding damage-control phosphatase At2g17340 isoform X1, with the protein MESDSAMVAFPLLTTPIESNYRACTIPYRFPSDNPRKATPTEIAWIDLFRNSIPSFKKRAESDTTVVDAPTKAEKFAQRYADILDDIKKDPESHGGPPDCTLLCRLREQVLRELGFRDIFKKVKDEENTKAISLFPEVVRLNDDIEDGGKRLENLVRGIFAGNIFDLGSAQLAEVFSRDGMSFLASCQNLVPRPWVIDDLDTFKAKWNKKSWKKAVIFVDNSGADVILGILPFARELLKRGTQVVLAANDLPSINDVTYPELIEIISKLKDESGKLIGVDTSNLLIANSGNDLPVIDLTRVSQELAYLASDADLVILEGMGRGIETNLYAQFKCDSLKIGMVKHPEVAQFLGGRLYDCVFKYNEVLG; encoded by the exons ATGGAGAGCGATTCAGCGATGGTGGCATTTCCATTGCTGACTACGCCCATCGAATCCAACTACAGGGCATGCACCATTCCTTACAGATTCCCTTCCGATAATCCTCGAAAGGCTACCCCTACTGAAATTGCCTGGATCGACCTTTTCCGCAATTCCATTCCCTCCTTCAA GAAGAGAGCTGAGAGCGATACTACCGTGGTTGATGCTCCAACTAAAGCTGAGAAATTTGCTCAAAG GTATGCTGATATACTTGATGACATAAAGAAAGATCCAGAAAGCCATGGCGGGCCACCTGATTGTACT CTTCTCTGCCGACTTCGTGAACAGGTTCTTAGAGAACTGGGGTTTAGAGATATATTCAAGAAAGTCAAA GATGAAGAGAATACCAAGGCTATCTCCCTATTTCCGGAAGTAGTTCGTCTTAATGATGATATTGAAGATGGTGGGAAGCGCCTTGAGAATCTAGTTAGAGGAATATTTGCTGGAAACATATTCGATCTTGGTTCTGCACAG CTTGCTGAGGTTTTCTCAAGGGATGGAATGTCCTTTTTGGCTAGTTGTCAAAATCTTGTTCCTCGACCTTGGGTCATTGATGACTTAGACACTTTTAAAGCAAAATGGAACAAAAAATCTTGGAAAAAG GCAGTCATTTTTGTAGATAACTCTGGTGCAGATGTGATCTTGGGGATTTTGCCATTTGCAAGAGAGTTGCTAAAGCGTGGAACCCAG GTTGTGTTGGCAGCTAATGACTTGCCTTCCATCAATGATGTAACTTATCCCgaattgattgaaattatatcGAAG CTGAAGGATGAAAGTGGTAAGCTTATTGGTGTTGATACTTCAAATCTTTTGATTGCCAATTCTGGTAACGATTTGCCG GTTATTGATCTTACGAGAGTATCACAAGAGCTCGCCTACCTGGCAAGTGATGCAGACCTAGTTATTTTGGAAGGCATG GGTCGCGGAATAGAGACTAATCTTTATGCTCAGTTCAAGTGTGATTCACTCAAGATCGGAATG GTAAAACATCCCGAGGTAGCCCAGTTTCTCGGAGGACGGCTATACGATTGCGTTTTTAAATACAATGAAGTTTTGGGTTGA